In Anomaloglossus baeobatrachus isolate aAnoBae1 chromosome 6, aAnoBae1.hap1, whole genome shotgun sequence, the genomic stretch ATAGCCGGACATTGTTGTGGAGACCACGTGGGCAACACCATGAAGAAACTTTTATGGGGAGGGGGCATAATGTATGGTAGTCAGACGCCTCTAGTCCTCATTGCAGATGCAGCTCAACATTACACTGACTTGTTGGTGTGGACATTTATCCAAAGTGTCCTAGGAGCCGTTTCTCCATATAACATCCCCAGGTTGCTTGCTGCATGTAATACTGTGATCAATCTGTGTAGCCTAAGccttctcctgtggctgcagcatctccggactttctTTCATGGGTGCAGCGTctatggacttgtctcccatggctgcagcgtctatggacttgtctcccatggctgcagcgtctatggtcttgtctcccgtggctgcagcttCTATGGTcttgtctcccatggctacagtatctccagacttgtctacCGTGGCTGCAGCATCTATGGACTTGTATCCCATGGttgcagtgtctctggacttgtctcccatggcagcagcatctccggacttttcTCTCGTGGCGCAGCGTCTATGGACTTgtgtcccatggctgcagcatatatggacttgtctcccgtggctgcagtatctccagacttgtctaTTGTTGCTGCAGCGTCTTTGGACTTGtctaccatggctgcagcatctccagacttatcTCTCATGGCTGCAGTGTCTTCTCCAGATTTGTCTCCCATAGCTGCAGTGTCTTCTCCAGATTTGTCTCCCATAGCTGCAGTGTCTTCTCCAGATTTGTCTCCCATAGCTGCATCTTCTTCGGATTTGTCTCCATCGAGCACATTGAGGACGTCATTAGTTGGTGATTATACGGGAGCTGCCAGCAGAAGATCTTGATGATTTACCCAAATGCATTCAGCTTCAGAAACTTTCTCAGGAATTCATTAAAAAACTCAGTCATCACAGCCGAGGCTGAAAGTGCAGGGATTTCTGCACGTGGCTCAGACTGAGGAAATCCAGAGGTTTTGAACATTTTGTTTATATTTCTACATCATTTGCAGATCtgaatccatcctgtgatttccataattccacaagcTTTCCTTCTTAGTGTTGTAATTTCCAGTTTGAGGAGTGTATTATCATGACACGTACATTGTGCAGCCCCCTCTGCCTCTCTCACAGCAGGAAATCCCAGCTTGCTACATTGCATTTCCTTGCTGGGATGCATTAAGTCTGATACATATTATTAGGTGGTGCTGTGTTAAATGAAAAATAGCACCCCCTACAGATAAATCATACTGAAGATTAGTCCTCAAATTCTATACAGTTTTCTAAATTGATACAATTTGCACAGAAAGCATTGCCACACATGACCAGATATATGGTGTATCGCCAGCTACAGAAAGCACTCAAGCACTCacgtttctctttttttcatttcaGGTTCATCTCCAATCACTTCCACCACATCAACCCCAAGTAGTGAAGCCACCACGCCCAAGTGTTTAAGCCCATTAGAGGAATCTCCCTTGGTGGGCCCAGCATGTACCCCCAGTATAGCCCTGGTGACTCCATGCATTCAGGCCAAAGAAGGACACAGACCTCAGCCAGAGGGTGCAAGCAGTGAAACCCCCCCTGGGAACACCCTCGGTCCTCTGCATCTTCCTTCTGTGATATCTGAAGAGTCAACTGTGACCCATGAGGAAGAGTCAGAGGGAACCGAGCAACGTCTTCCTGAAGAAGCTGTGCACCCGGAAGCTCTGGACACCAGAATTGTGATGGGGGAAGAAACATCTTGTAGCTCTGAGGAGAGGGGGAGTATAAATAGATTGCACACGATGAATCCTGAGAGGGAGATGGTTTTCGGAGATGCTCTGGAGGAAGTAACATTGCACTTACATCACCCTAAAGTGGACGGGATTTCAGGTCGTGAAAATGACAAAGCCATTGTGTCAGAGTCTACCGATGATTTGCACTTTGGAAAGTTTTCATTGAAAGACGAATTATTTTCTCAGGGTGAATCTGTAGCTGATGTGCCTTCATTTCTCAAACCCACCAAAGAGTCAACCTGCAGCTCCACAGTAAGTGATGCCAGATCCTTACAAGCTAAACCTGTAAGTACCGCTGACGCCGACTCGTACACCACCGCTCCATCAACTCCAGTAAAAACTATGTACAGCCAATATAAACACCATGCCTACACAAAGAGCCACCTCAACGAGGAACAAAATGACCTTGACAATGACAATATGTCTTCTCCTCCAACGTCACCTTCAGGATCCTACGTGACTGCAGAAGGAGGTAGCTGGGCCTCCTCTGCCACCTCCAGTGGCTCTCCTTCATGTTCCCCGAATTTGATGGCTGAGGTGGACAACATTGAATCTCCCACCCCTTATCCGGACCACATGGTGGTTAACGAGGAAAGTCTATGTGAAGATCCTTGTTGTATGTCCCCTGATATGTTGGATGATGAAGATATCCCAGAGCTGTACGACAGAGATATAGACCCTGATGACTTTTCTCCGGCCAACGAGGATTTCATAGATGGTTACCCTAGTGATATCCATTCGAGTGAAGAGGAGGAAGACGAAGATGAATGGGAAACGGACTTTGCACCATCCTTCACGAGCATCCCTCTATGTCCTGAATTCATGAACACTATGTCTTCTGGCACGACGCATGTGCAGGAGTCGCAGCAAGCACCTCTAGCAGGCTGCTCTACAAACCTTGAGAGTGCTCTACAGCCGGCGAGCCAGCAGGAGATCCACACAGTAAGCCTGCCAAGCACCGAAAATGATCACATGATTCCCGCTTTTATGCTTCCGTTCCGAGGAAGCTTAATATTCGAGGCTGAGTCAATGGAGATCACGTTATTCCCACAAGGAGAATCAGCTGAGGAGGCCATCGATGCAGAAGAGAAAGTACAAgaagatgaggaggatgatgaggaagATAGTACCTCGGCCTCATATCTACATTCATTGTCTGAGACGTCAATCAATGAAGGGGTCGATGAATCATTTGCTTATCAGGATGATACATCGGAGTCATCAGATTCGGCCTCTTATGATGGAGAAGAGGATGACAAACGCTATGGCACTGAGGAATATGCAGTGACAACGGACTCGGCTGCACAGAGCACAGAGGGACCAGTCACGGGCCAACATGAGTCTTCCAATTCTGGCTGTGAAAGTGAGATGGAGACGTCATCAGATCTGTCTGACTCGGAGGGCGAATGTGCAGTGTTTACGGCTCTGGATATAAATGGTGAAGATCTTCTTGATATTGACGAGCAAATTGTCAAAGTCAATGAAGCCACACTTCAAGAGAAAGAAAGTTGCGGTAAGGAACCTGATGAAGGCATTGGATTACCCAATCTAGCACAAGGATTTTCTGAAGATCCCTCCATCACACAAGACAGCTCCAGCGAGCTTGAAGACTCAAGTACCAGCAGAGCTCTACAAGAAGTATGTGAAGAAGCCATAAGAAGTACGTTAGTACTTACAACTGAAGCTGAAAGGGAACCGAATTCTGAATTAACTCAAAACCTAAaagtgagaggaggggcaatgaggACATGGTCTGATAGTCCTGTAGAACAACAATCATCTTCATCATCCTCTGAAATGGACcatatccttcgagctggaattggtaATGTTGGGGAATGTTTGATTGCTTGTTTTGATACTGATGAAGAGCTGGATACGTTGCCTCCTTTGTACACCTCTGCGCAGACCCAAGAAGAGGACCGGACACGTGATGATGAGAATGGAAGGAGAACCTCCATGGCTGTTCAGCTGGCTGAAGATAGAAGTTACTTCTTAGAGAAATATGAAGATAGCAAAAAACCTGATAAAAAGGAAACCGAGATCTCCCAAGGACTGATGTGTACCGAAGATGATGATGAAAGGTATGGAAAGAAGTCAGAACCTGTCCAAAAAGAAGGAACTGGAGAGGAAATTGCCTTCGTAGAAGAGACAGTCGATGAAGAGTTGTTTGCATGCTACGAGTCTGAAGAAGATCCCGAAGAAGTAAAACTTTTGGACCGACCTTCACTCATTGCACAAATCCAGAAACAACAAGAAGAAGCCACCAATTATATCACAGGCCAACTGTCCTGTCACATGGAAGAAGAGCAGACACATCTCGATTCTGCAGCATCCAGTGCAGAGAATGAAATTGCTAACAGAGAACTTGATAGTTGCAAACATCTAAATACAAGAACTAGTAAGAAGGAACCCAATATTTCAATCATCAGTGAAACATCTTCTGGCTTAGGTGACACCAAGACGTTATTCACTGGTGACCTCAATGATTTCCAATCTAAGAAGAACATAAGCTTTTGTGGGGAAACTGCAAGTAAAGTAGAAGACATCACTATACCAGAACATGTTCTACCAATGCATAGCATCAATCCACCACCATCTTTGAAAACTGCAGAAGATCCTGCAGATCCATTAGTCAAGTTAAATAAAAAATCCAATGAGCAAAATGATCAGGATCTGCAGTGTATTAAAAAAAGTTCTTGTTTTTCGGAAAGGGAATGTTTGACTGTACAGCCTTCAAAACCCAGTGAACCGGTGACGGTGACTGAGGACAATGAAGGAGCTGGTGGGTCCGAAGTGGTAAATGAGTCTAGTGATATACATAACCACCCTGTTTGTAAGGAACCACCAGACAGGAAAGCTGAAAAGACTGACGACAGTCAAGAGCCTCCCGAATTTCCCACTAGTGAAACCACTGGTATCTTCCAGCTCAGTAATCGTTTCCACACTACGATGGACAGTAGTTTTACATTTGACTGTTGGCGAGAACGTGATATTACAGTAGCCAGTATTAAAGAAGGAAGCAAACAACTCAACAAAAGCAATTTATCTAATAAAAC encodes the following:
- the LOC142243675 gene encoding uncharacterized protein LOC142243675; this translates as MPGDAAKEEAAARKGVRRLPGEAGSSPITSTTSTPSSEATTPKCLSPLEESPLVGPACTPSIALVTPCIQAKEGHRPQPEGASSETPPGNTLGPLHLPSVISEESTVTHEEESEGTEQRLPEEAVHPEALDTRIVMGEETSCSSEERGSINRLHTMNPEREMVFGDALEEVTLHLHHPKVDGISGRENDKAIVSESTDDLHFGKFSLKDELFSQGESVADVPSFLKPTKESTCSSTVSDARSLQAKPVSTADADSYTTAPSTPVKTMYSQYKHHAYTKSHLNEEQNDLDNDNMSSPPTSPSGSYVTAEGGSWASSATSSGSPSCSPNLMAEVDNIESPTPYPDHMVVNEESLCEDPCCMSPDMLDDEDIPELYDRDIDPDDFSPANEDFIDGYPSDIHSSEEEEDEDEWETDFAPSFTSIPLCPEFMNTMSSGTTHVQESQQAPLAGCSTNLESALQPASQQEIHTVSLPSTENDHMIPAFMLPFRGSLIFEAESMEITLFPQGESAEEAIDAEEKVQEDEEDDEEDSTSASYLHSLSETSINEGVDESFAYQDDTSESSDSASYDGEEDDKRYGTEEYAVTTDSAAQSTEGPVTGQHESSNSGCESEMETSSDLSDSEGECAVFTALDINGEDLLDIDEQIVKVNEATLQEKESCGKEPDEGIGLPNLAQGFSEDPSITQDSSSELEDSSTSRALQEVCEEAIRSTLVLTTEAEREPNSELTQNLKVRGGAMRTWSDSPVEQQSSSSSSEMDHILRAGIGNVGECLIACFDTDEELDTLPPLYTSAQTQEEDRTRDDENGRRTSMAVQLAEDRSYFLEKYEDSKKPDKKETEISQGLMCTEDDDERYGKKSEPVQKEGTGEEIAFVEETVDEELFACYESEEDPEEVKLLDRPSLIAQIQKQQEEATNYITGQLSCHMEEEQTHLDSAASSAENEIANRELDSCKHLNTRTSKKEPNISIISETSSGLGDTKTLFTGDLNDFQSKKNISFCGETASKVEDITIPEHVLPMHSINPPPSLKTAEDPADPLVKLNKKSNEQNDQDLQCIKKSSCFSERECLTVQPSKPSEPVTVTEDNEGAGGSEVVNESSDIHNHPVCKEPPDRKAEKTDDSQEPPEFPTSETTGIFQLSNRFHTTMDSSFTFDCWRERDITVASIKEGSKQLNKSNLSNKTTGDDRSLGNVSPAEDHQVSCISPTIADAANTPSILPSSSLHPIPICTKNSSEKNTSENHLFIKTSSMCREAKEQVNLVSKQSCPSSDFLERSSAQQLEETCHKFSNTLPISNTELSSVPSVSALSKPRKDKTEMSEDVQEMTKLLQGSFGKLEALDLSIRSSSSAAQAAVSSTETTKVIYSRDLGLEVVGPSENNKFKGNDLESKRQKKTQPKVKSDQIDRSPSKKKKAGDKVCLDSKKLPDQSSQDMKKAKDNPEQEPRTTNLHSKNLDPKQQSTDNRDHQGSAVSEVPPVESLPLVPEESPQNHREVEHPAAPKNLDSKQLSSASESSSITPNLSTEHPFISRCPRALQSQGPVGKKSQVIFPLSEPSSSSDSELTSRTQEMQLMRETSAVTLLGISKPLMEQRGCETLSHKGSCNDTESNDESLPELEEADLTEPRTSSSQNQLAHCVGSGEETISKAKQSRSEKKARKAMSKLGLRQIHGVTRITIRKSKNILFVITKPDVFKSPASDIYIVFGEAKIEDLSQQVHKAAAEKFKVPMEHSPLITEAAPTLTIKEESEEEEVDETGLEVRDIELVMAQANVSRAKAVRALRHNNNDIVNAIMELTM